From the Motacilla alba alba isolate MOTALB_02 chromosome Z, Motacilla_alba_V1.0_pri, whole genome shotgun sequence genome, one window contains:
- the AK6 gene encoding adenylate kinase isoenzyme 6: MEASMAAAMRRPNLLITGTPGVGKTTLGKELASRAGLSYVNVGDLAKEGELYEGFDQEYECPILDEDRVVDELEARMSEGGVIVDYHGCDFFPERWFHIVFVLRTDNSCLYDRLQSRGYTGKKLQDNIQCEIFQTLYEEAVLSYKKEIVHQLPSNTPEDLERNLDQIMQWIEQWMKDNN; this comes from the exons ATGGAGGCGAGCATGGCGGCGGCCATGAGGAGGCCCAACCTGCTGATCACCG GCACGCCGGGCGTCGGGAAAACCAcgctggggaaggagctggcctccagagctgggctgagctaCGTCAACGTGGGGGACCTGGCCAAGGAAG gagagctctACGAAGGCTTCGACCAGGAGTACGAGTGCCCCATCTTGGATGAGGACAGG GTGGTGGATGAGCTGGAGGCCAGGATGAGCGAGGGAGGCGTGATTGTGGATTACCACGGCTGCGACTTCTTCCCCGAGCGCTGGTTCCACATCGTGTTCGTGCTGCGCACCGACAACTCCTGCCTGTACgacaggctgcagagcag GGGCTACACGGGCAAGAAGCTGCAGGACAACATTCAGTGTGAAATTTTTCAGACTCTGTACGAGGAAGCCGTGTTGTCCTATAAAAAGGAGATTGTGCACCAGTTACCCAGCAACACTCCAGAGGACCTAGAGAGAAATTTGGATCAGATTATGCAATGGATTGAGCAATGGATGAAGGACAACAACTGA
- the RAD17 gene encoding cell cycle checkpoint protein RAD17 isoform X1 → MAAAMLASMPVALETRARGGPPPPPRALMASPARRGQLSAGAEEGPLRPCEGTRPGGSGGSGAGALRDPAPHREEPHRGSPSPRSAGARPLALGRRLGPPRARMSGGGPGRPAEVAEWLAHPFDGCLGSAGAAPAAPRPRRSGAARARGQQQRAPSPAADSSGAAAPPRKRAKPGAAEPPCRSQALEELPWVERYRPESQNDLAVQKKKIEEVESWLKTHIFQRQPKQGGSVLLLTGPPGCGKTATLQILARDLGLQVQEWTNPLSLDFTKEDLRNMFGHDSNFHTFPSQAQAALFQDFLLRANKYNKLQMLGESSENDKKLILVEDIPNQFYRDPGSLHEILRSFVRRSRCPLVFIISDNFSGDSNQRSLFPAEIVEELGICNISFKPVAPTNMMKVLNRIAAAEACMNRENYTLDRPSLELLCRGCSGDIRSAINSLQFSSTKGCSLEKEFWLKKKKSSTIKCEEAVVSKVRKKSKCETSEDQEIQAIGGKDASIFLFHALGKIIYCKREAVSEAECPQLPAHLSGHRRDTLLIQPEDIVEKSHMSGSTFNLYLHQNYVDFFSDIDDVVRASDYLSTADVLCSNWSARLVMESYSASVATRGVIHSNTSRAFAHQQGGMGFRPLHKPQWFLINKKYQENCIAAKSLFSSFCLPPECLQTELLPYLAMLANPMRNQAQIAFIQDVGRLPLKRHFGRLQLEALGDKDPGVPELSHGDSDAEALPCSQSSGSDLPGSQPQPVAAQALLEEEELRIEEYDSD, encoded by the exons ATGGCCGCCGCCATGCTCGCCTCCATGCCCGTCGCCTTGGAGACACGTGCGCGGGGGGGGCCTCCTCCGCCGCCGCGCGCGCTGATGGCGTCACCGGCGCGGCGCGGGCAGCTAAGCGCCGGCGCAGAGGAAGGACCCCTGCGGCCGTGTGAGGGGACGcggccgggcgggagcggcggcagcggaGCGGGAGCGCTCCGGGACCCCGCGCCGCACCGGGAGGAGCCGCACCGCGGCTCGCCCTCCCCCCGCAGCGCCGGGGCACGCCCGCTGGCCTTGGGTCGCCGGCTGGGCCCGCCCCGGGCGAGGATGTCCGGCGGCGGCCCGGGAAGGCCGGCGGAG GTGGCGGAGTGGCTGGCGCATCCCTTCGACGGCTGCCTGGGGAGCGCgggcgctgcccccgccgccccgAGGCCGCGGAGGAGCGGCGCTGCCCGAGCCCgcgggcagcagcagcgagcGCCGAGCCCCGCCGCGGACAGCAGCGGAGCCGCGGCTCCTCCCAGGAAGAGAGCCAAGCCGGGAGCTGCCGAGCCGCCCTGCCGCAGCCAggccctggaggagctgccctgggtggAGAGATACCGGCCTGAAAGCCAG AATGACCTTGCcgtgcaaaagaagaaaattgaggAGGTTGAAAGCTGGTTAAAAACACACATATTTCAGAGGCAGCCAAAGCAG GGTGGCTCTGTCTTGCTGCTgactggccctcctggctgtggAAAAACTGCCACGCTGCAAATTCTAGCCAGAGATCTTGGCCTTCAGGTGCAGGAATGGACCAATCCACTCTCTTTAGACTTCACAAAGGAAGACCTGAGGAACATGTTTGGCCATG actcAAATTTTCATACGTTTCCGAGTCAGGCCCAAGCAGCTCTCTTTCAAGATTTTCTGTTAAGAGCAAATAAGTATAACAAACTCCAGATGCTTGGGGAGTCCtcagaaaatgataaaaagcTTATTCTTGTTGAA GACATTCCTAACCAGTTCTACAGAGATCCTGGCAGCCTGCATGAAATCCTCAG GAGTTTTGTTCGTAGGAGTCGGTGCCCCCTGGTCTTTATAATCTCAGATAACTTCAGTGGAGACAGCAACCAGAGGTCACTGTTCCCCGCTGAAATTGTAGAGGAGCTGGGTATATGCAATATCAG TTTCAAGCCTGTTGCACCAACAAACATGATGAAAGTTCTCAATCGAATAGCTGCAGCAGAAGCCTGTATG aacAGAGAGAATTACACCCTTGACAGaccttctctggagctgctttgCAGAGGATGTTCAGGTGACATAAGAAGCGCAATAAACAGCCTTCAGTTTTCCTCTACAAAAG GCTGCTCATTGGAGAAAGAATTTTGGttaaagaagaagaagagcTCCACAATAAAATGTGAGGAAGCAGTAGTATccaaagtaagaaagaaaagtaaatgtgAAACCTCAGAAGACCAGGAGATACAAGCAATTGGTGGCAAGGATgcatccatttttcttttccatgctctggggaaaattatttattgcaaaa GAGAAGCAGTGTCAGAAGCAgagtgccctcagctgcctgctcacCTGTCCGGGCACCGCCGCGACACCTTGCTCATCCAGCCCGAG GACATTGTGGAGAAATCACATATGTCTGGAAGCACGTTCAATCTGTACCTCCACCAGAACTACGTggactttttttctgacataGATGATGTGGTGAGAGCCAGTGACTATCTGAGCACTGCTGATGTCCTTTGCAGTAACTGGAGT GCACGGCTTGTGATGGAGAGCTACAGTGCCTCCGTGGCTACCCGGGGGGTGATCCACTCCAACACCTCCAGGGCCTTTGCCCACCAGCAGGGGGGCATGGGCTTCCGACCCTTGCACAAACCCCAGTGGTTCCTGATCAATAAAAAG TATCAGGAAAATTGCATTGCTGCAAAGTCTCTGTTCTCAAGCTTCTGTTTACCACCCGAGTGCCttcagacagagctgctgccttacCTTGCTATGTTAGCAAACCCAATGAGGAACCAAG CTCAGATTGCTTTTATCCAAGACGTGGGGAGGCTGCCACTGAAAAGACATTTTGGGAG gctgcagctggaagctCTGGGTGACAAGGACCCCGGCGTGCCCGAGCTGTCCCACGGCGACAGCGACGCCGAGgcgctgccctgcagccagtcCAGCGGCAGCGACCTGCCCGGCAGCCAGCCGCAGCCCGTGgcagcccaggccctgctggaggaggaggagctgaggatcGAGGAGTACGACAGCGACTGA
- the RAD17 gene encoding cell cycle checkpoint protein RAD17 isoform X2 — MFSFSDSNFHTFPSQAQAALFQDFLLRANKYNKLQMLGESSENDKKLILVEDIPNQFYRDPGSLHEILRSFVRRSRCPLVFIISDNFSGDSNQRSLFPAEIVEELGICNISFKPVAPTNMMKVLNRIAAAEACMNRENYTLDRPSLELLCRGCSGDIRSAINSLQFSSTKGCSLEKEFWLKKKKSSTIKCEEAVVSKVRKKSKCETSEDQEIQAIGGKDASIFLFHALGKIIYCKREAVSEAECPQLPAHLSGHRRDTLLIQPEDIVEKSHMSGSTFNLYLHQNYVDFFSDIDDVVRASDYLSTADVLCSNWSARLVMESYSASVATRGVIHSNTSRAFAHQQGGMGFRPLHKPQWFLINKKYQENCIAAKSLFSSFCLPPECLQTELLPYLAMLANPMRNQAQIAFIQDVGRLPLKRHFGRLQLEALGDKDPGVPELSHGDSDAEALPCSQSSGSDLPGSQPQPVAAQALLEEEELRIEEYDSD, encoded by the exons ATG ttttctttttcagactcAAATTTTCATACGTTTCCGAGTCAGGCCCAAGCAGCTCTCTTTCAAGATTTTCTGTTAAGAGCAAATAAGTATAACAAACTCCAGATGCTTGGGGAGTCCtcagaaaatgataaaaagcTTATTCTTGTTGAA GACATTCCTAACCAGTTCTACAGAGATCCTGGCAGCCTGCATGAAATCCTCAG GAGTTTTGTTCGTAGGAGTCGGTGCCCCCTGGTCTTTATAATCTCAGATAACTTCAGTGGAGACAGCAACCAGAGGTCACTGTTCCCCGCTGAAATTGTAGAGGAGCTGGGTATATGCAATATCAG TTTCAAGCCTGTTGCACCAACAAACATGATGAAAGTTCTCAATCGAATAGCTGCAGCAGAAGCCTGTATG aacAGAGAGAATTACACCCTTGACAGaccttctctggagctgctttgCAGAGGATGTTCAGGTGACATAAGAAGCGCAATAAACAGCCTTCAGTTTTCCTCTACAAAAG GCTGCTCATTGGAGAAAGAATTTTGGttaaagaagaagaagagcTCCACAATAAAATGTGAGGAAGCAGTAGTATccaaagtaagaaagaaaagtaaatgtgAAACCTCAGAAGACCAGGAGATACAAGCAATTGGTGGCAAGGATgcatccatttttcttttccatgctctggggaaaattatttattgcaaaa GAGAAGCAGTGTCAGAAGCAgagtgccctcagctgcctgctcacCTGTCCGGGCACCGCCGCGACACCTTGCTCATCCAGCCCGAG GACATTGTGGAGAAATCACATATGTCTGGAAGCACGTTCAATCTGTACCTCCACCAGAACTACGTggactttttttctgacataGATGATGTGGTGAGAGCCAGTGACTATCTGAGCACTGCTGATGTCCTTTGCAGTAACTGGAGT GCACGGCTTGTGATGGAGAGCTACAGTGCCTCCGTGGCTACCCGGGGGGTGATCCACTCCAACACCTCCAGGGCCTTTGCCCACCAGCAGGGGGGCATGGGCTTCCGACCCTTGCACAAACCCCAGTGGTTCCTGATCAATAAAAAG TATCAGGAAAATTGCATTGCTGCAAAGTCTCTGTTCTCAAGCTTCTGTTTACCACCCGAGTGCCttcagacagagctgctgccttacCTTGCTATGTTAGCAAACCCAATGAGGAACCAAG CTCAGATTGCTTTTATCCAAGACGTGGGGAGGCTGCCACTGAAAAGACATTTTGGGAG gctgcagctggaagctCTGGGTGACAAGGACCCCGGCGTGCCCGAGCTGTCCCACGGCGACAGCGACGCCGAGgcgctgccctgcagccagtcCAGCGGCAGCGACCTGCCCGGCAGCCAGCCGCAGCCCGTGgcagcccaggccctgctggaggaggaggagctgaggatcGAGGAGTACGACAGCGACTGA
- the EXOSC5 gene encoding exosome complex component RRP46: MAVELEVADGQCRLRPFSCELGLLSRPDGSAAFLQGDTSVLAGLYGPAEAKISKELPDRAALEVLLRPKVGLPGVLERSREQLLRQTCEAVVLGVLHPRTAISLVLQVLSDAGSLLSCCLNAACMALLDAGLPLAALFCGVTCALQPDGTILLDPTARQEQEARAILTFAIASSDRKVLMATTKGSCSVEEMQQCLAAAQRAASTIFQFYRDSVRRRYSKS; the protein is encoded by the exons ATGGCGGTGGAGCTGGAGGTGGCGGACGGGCAGTGCCGGCTGCGGCCCTTCTCCTgcgagctggggctgctctcgCGGCCCGACGGCTCGGCCGCCTTCCTGCAGG GGGACACCTCGGTGCTGGCCGGGCTGTACGGCCCCGCCGAGGCCAAGATCAGCAAGGAGCTGCCGGACCGGGCGGcgctggaggtgctgctgcgCCCCAAGGTGGGGCTGCCAG GCGTGCTGGAGCGCAGCCGGGAGCAGCTGCTGCGGCAGACGTGCGAGGCCGTGGTGCTGGGCGTGCTGCACCCGCGCACCGCCAtctccctggtgctgcaggtgctcagCGACGCCGGCTCC CTGCTGTCGTGCTGCCTGAACGCCGCCTGCATGGCGCTGCTGGATGCGGGGCTGCCCCTGGCCGCCCTCTTCTGCGGAGTCACCTGCGCCCTGCAGCCGGATGGCACCATCCTGCTGGACCCCACGGCCCGACAGGAGCAG GAGGCGCGCGCCATCCTCACCTTTGCCATCGCCAGCAGCGACAGGAAGGTGCTGATGGCCACCACCaagggcagctgctctgtggaggAG atgcagcagtgcctggccgCAGCCCAGCGCGCCGCCAGCACCATCTTCCAGTTCTACCGCGACTCCGTGCGCCGCCGCTACTCCAAGAGCTGA
- the EMC4 gene encoding ER membrane protein complex subunit 4 produces MAAAAAALRGRRFKWSLDLGAAPGARPRGAAEGRGPLGFADRQLGEGGVHESDKILMEKRCWDVALAPLKQIPMNLFIMYMAGNTISIFPAMMVCMMGWRPLQALMSLSATLKALESSSRRALQGLVFLVGNGLGLALALYKCQAMGLLPTRPSDWLAFVTPPQRMEFTGGGLIL; encoded by the exons atggcggcggcggcggcggcgctccGGGGCCGCCGCTTCAAGTGGTCGCTGGATCTGGGGGCGGCGCCGGGGGCTCG gccccgcggagccgccgaGGGCCGCGGCCCGCTTGGCTTCGCTGACCGGCAGCTGGGGGAGGGCGGCGTCCACGAGAGCGACAAGATCCTCATGGAGAAG CGCTGCTGGGACGTGGCTCTGGCGCCGCTGAAGCAGATCCCCATGAACCTGTTCATCATGTACATGGCCGGCAACACCATCTCCATCTTCCCGGCCATGATGGTCTGCATGATGGGCTGGCGCCCGCTGCAGGCCCTCATGTCCCTGTCTGCCA ccctgaAGGCCCTGGAGAGCTCGAGCCGGcgggccctgcagggcctggtgTTCCTGGTGGGCaacgggctggggctggcactggccCTCTACAAGTGCCAGGCCATGGGGCTGCTGCCCACCCGCCCGTCCGACTGGCTGGCCTTTGTCACCCCCCCGCAG CGAATGGAATTCACTGGGGGGGGCCTGATCCTGTGA